Proteins found in one Takifugu rubripes chromosome 17, fTakRub1.2, whole genome shotgun sequence genomic segment:
- the dand5 gene encoding DAN domain family member 5 precursor (The RefSeq protein has 1 substitution compared to this genomic sequence), producing the protein MKLFPLTFVFMSSMTALAFTLPHSAFDFLKGPKAELESSGSGPNEPVQGVVRVFPLDPRSLAHSGFLRRGPGARRGPSLSPRMPFPAFLSQGRPGPAPASKALVSPLHHLQPKSETEVKKKQGLQMWQKAVSKGDLMPVSLPASLKEGKQSCSGVPFTQRVTAAGCSAVTVHNKLCFGQCSSLFVPSEAPLGTGMGLLHHRGPCSRCAPSKAHAVVLPLLCGARVQEKRVLVVEECKCETGREEKAAQNAASGRL; encoded by the exons ATGAAGCTTTTTCCTCTCACGTTTGTGTTCATGTCAAGCATGACGGCGCTAGCATTCACGCTACCTCACAGCGCGTTTGACTTTTTGAAAGGACCAAAGGCGGAACTGGAGTCATCTGGTAGCGGCCCCAATGAACCCGTCCAGGGAGTAGTTCGGGTTTTTCCACTGGACCCTCGTTCTCTGGCCCACTCGGGCTTCCTCAGAAGGGGACCGAGCGCCCGACGAGGCCCTTCTCTCAGCCCCAGAATGCCCTTTCCTGCTTTCCTGTCGCAGGGGCGTCCAGGTCCAGCTCCGGCCTCCAAGGCCCTGGTGAGTCCACTGCACCACCTGCAGCCCAAAAGTGAGACGGAGGTGAAGAAAAAACAAGGTTTACAGATGTGGCAAAAAGCTGTGAGCAAAGGGGACCTGATGCCCGTGTCGCTGCCGGCCAGCCTGAAGGAGGGCAAACAGAGCTGCTCTGGAGTTCCTTTCACCCAG CGTGTGACGGCGGCGGGATGCAGCGCGGTGACGGTGCACAACAAGCTGTGCTTCGGTCAGTGCAGCTCCCTCTTTGTTCCCTCGGAGGCACCGCTTGGCACCGGGATGGGGCTCCTCCACCACCGGGGGCCGTGCTCCCGCTGCGCCCCGTCCAAGGCCCACGCCGTGGTGCTGCCCCTGCTCTGCGGCGCACGTGTCCAGGAGAAGCGGGTGCTGGTTGTGGAGGAATGCAAATGCGAAACAGGCCGCGAGGAAAAGGCGGCTCAGAACGCAGCTTCGGGACGCCTGTGA